The Vitis riparia cultivar Riparia Gloire de Montpellier isolate 1030 chromosome 10, EGFV_Vit.rip_1.0, whole genome shotgun sequence genome includes a region encoding these proteins:
- the LOC117922996 gene encoding dnaJ protein ERDJ7 — MAPAGTLWWGLIFLLMISPSMAIYCDEDDCYDLLGVSQSANASEIKKAYYKLSLKYHPDKNPDPESRKLFVKIANAYEILKDEATREQYDYAIAHPEEVFYNAARYYHAYYGHKTDPRAVLVGLLLVLSAFQYLNQWTRYTQAVDMVKKTPAYKNRLRALELERTGGATNKKKSHKQMDKKMEEELSKELELQIKGAEKPSIWELIGVRFVLLPYTIGKVLLWHGFWFWRYKVKQAPYSWEDASYLTRKSLRVPFDAWRNIDESTKEDLLQRRLWEKSNLEKYLAELRKDSKRRR; from the exons ATGGCGCCAGCGGGCACCCTCTGGTGGGGTCTCATCTTCCTTCTGATGATCTCTCCATCCATGGCCATTTACTGTGATGAAGACGATTGCTACGATCTTCTGGG TGTTTCTCAAAGCGCCAATGCTTCAGAAATCAAGAAAGCTTACTACAAGCTGTCATTGAAATA TCACCCAGATAAAAACCCAGATCCGGAATCCAGAAAGCTTTTTGTGAAAATTGCAAATGCTTATGAG ATTCTGAAAGACGAGGCCACGCGTGAGCAGTATGATTATGCAATTGCTCATCCAGAGGAG GTCTTTTACAATGCTGCTCGCTACTATCATGCATATTATGGTCATAAAACG GATCCCCGTGCTGTCCTTGTGGGTCTTCTTTTAGTTCTCTCTGCATTTCAATATCTAAATCAGTGGACAAGGTATACACAG GCTGTAGACATGGTAAAGAAGACACCAGCTTACAAAAATAGATTGCGGGCATTAGAACTTGAGCGCACTGGAGGTGCtacaaacaaaaagaagagtCACAAACAGATGGACAA GAAAATGGAGGAAGAGCTCAGCAAAGAACTTGAACTGCAGATAAAGGGGGCTGAAAAACCCTCCATATGGGAACTTATTGGTGTCCGTTTTGTACTCCTACCTTATACCATTGGCAAG GTACTATTATGGCATGGATTTTGGTTCTGGAGATACAAGGTAAAACAAGCTCCATATTCTTGGGAAGATGCTTCTTACCTGACACGGAAATCCCTAAGAGTGCCTTTTGATGCATGGAGAAATATTG ATGAATCGACAAAGGAAGATCTTCTTCAGAGACGTTTATGGGAAAAGTCCAACCTAGAGAAATACCTGGCAGAGCTGCGAAAAGATTCAAAGCGCAGAAGATAG
- the LOC117923610 gene encoding gibberellin 2-beta-dioxygenase 8: MPFLQYKYHTPHPTFLLEHSSPLSLNPTPFSSGFSAHSLSFRHFTYRYFHILFPTKLSVEPLAQHLQVVVHWCLKEEMVESDTKLPFSMDSDPPFEETYKTLFENSIEESKINRANQILITCEKCELPLIDIGRLSMGELEREECKKEIARASQEWGFFQVINHGVSSEILEDMRSKQMQVFKQPFRLKTNHQYLNLSAGCYRWGTPTATCLSQLSWSEAFHIPLMDISSSGGLPTTLSSTMGQFAATVSDLAQRLVEILAEEMGHKSTFFKEKCLPSTCYIRMNRYPPCPTSQIFGLMPHTDSDFLTILHQDQVGGLQLVKDGRWIAVKPNPEALIINIGDLFQAWSNGVYKSVQHRVVTNQKVERFSTAYFLCPSYDAVIESCVEPSLYRKFSFREFRQQVQEDVQKLGYKVGLPRFLV, from the exons ATGCCTTTCCTTCAGTATAAATATCACACCCCTCATCCAACCTTCCTGCTGGAGCACAGCTCTCCTCTTTCTCTCAACCCAACTCCATTCAGCTCAGGCTTCTCAGCTCATAGCCTTTCTTTCCGGCATTTCACTTACAgatattttcatattctttttccCACTAAACTAAGTGTAGAACCATTAGCGCAACATTTACAGGTGGTGGTGCATTGGTGTTTGAAGGAGGAGATGGTGGAGAGTGATACTAAG cTGCCTTTCAGCATGGACTCGGACCCACCATTTGAAGAAACCTACAAGACCCTCTTCGAGAACTCCATCGAAGAGTCTAAAATCAACAGGGCCAACCAGATTCTCATCACCTGTGAGAAATGCGAGCTCCCACTCATCGATATCGGGCGGCTGAGTATGGGGGAATTGGAGAGGGAGGAGTGCAAGAAAGAGATAGCTCGAGCTTCACAGGAGTGGGGTTTCTTTCAGGTGATTAATCATGGAGTTTCATCGGAAATTTTGGAGGATATGAGGAGTAAGCAAATGCAAGTCTTCAAACAGCCCTTTCGCTTGAAGACCAACCACCAGTACTTGAATCTCTCGGCCGGTTGCTACCGATGGGGGACCCCCACAGCCACATGCCTCAGCCAGTTATCGTGGTCCGAAGCCTTCCATATTCCCCTCATGGATATCTCCTCTTCCGGTGGCCTCCCCACCACCCTCAG CTCCACAATGGGACAATTTGCTGCAACAGTTTCAGATCTGGCCCAAAGATTAGTTGAAATTTTAGCAGAGGAAATGGGCCATAAATCAACATTCTTCAAAGAAAAATGTCTCCCAAGCACCTGCTACATTCGAATGAACCGATACCCACCATGCCCAACCTCTCAGATCTTTGGGTTGATGCCACACACTGACAGTGACTTCCTCACAATACTGCACCAAGACCAGGTTGGAGGATTGCAGTTAGTCAAAGATGGGAGGTGGATCGCAGTTAAACCCAACCCAGAAGCTCTCATCATCAACATTGGCGACTTGTTTCAG GCTTGGAGCAATGGTGTTTATAAGAGTGTTCAACACAGGGTTGTGACTAACCAGAAAGTGGAAAGGTTTTCTACTGCTTACTTCTTATGTCCTTCATATGATGCTGTGATAGAGAGCTGTGTGGAGCCTTCACTGTATCGAAAATTTAGCTTTAGAGAATTCAGACAGCAGGTTCAAGAGGATGTTCAGAAACTGGGTTACAAAGTTGGTCTCCCTAGGTTTCTTGTATAA